In one Spirosoma rigui genomic region, the following are encoded:
- a CDS encoding PA14 domain-containing protein, protein MFTKDGILLRTLWSGVSYTAGNYTRNWDGMDDQGLLVSDGTYDIKVLSNNVTYTWEGVIGNTSYGISQGNNVQRAFLRTHGMAITGNTAYYGAGYAEGNPSQAKFQLDKPQAKIEFFPKGETAQATWFVATDGNTVYWAGYDGYGNGNTWFIFGTNTSDDKEKVFSQGTPLRMSLGKTYASCFDVINESNGTVTGLAVQKAGNFLFVSHKTLHQIRVYDKTTGGLVQTLSVTDAGGLAVDDQDNLWLIDGTSVRKYTVQTNGTLSAPLLTVSGLEKPMAVAVSPDNGTVLLADGGASQQLKAFNNQTGAASWTLGQLGGYSKDPTVSDDKFYFSDASGGINNTFLAFAPDGSFWVGDSGNYRMQHYAASRNFIDRIQYMQNNYSCFVDQTNPSRVFAQFLEFAIDYSKPLASSWTLVKNWRAAMPASYFELNNINNAFITNIFSDVLTMSNGRTYAFMRRFTDNKWVVVELPATGQVRETGIAFDAQNRYTYHITKDGALKQSANNINGTSGTVDWQTRPLTGFDANNNPVWGNAVDYASAPVQSGGEPIEWYGGHPRTGETTSSNVMVTFDSGKIRGDVGGGYHLGGIRVNDKKWLWKTAPATTRPYTGSYPVDGAYDVGNDVEYGGGGVSVYDRHIFWNYHGEFWKNSQVNKWQHVYDNGLLVGVFGKTGPEAVAESIDKGPVPGMAGNVFIGSVVKAPNGNVYLYHGEESGWSGVHRWRIDGLSTIQETLVPVTLATASTHGLMARYMDGTDVNNLNIKTTRVDAAIDFSWKNKVPTGTTVTSASAFSVKWVGFVQPVYSQNYRFYTYTDKGVRLWVNGKLLVDRWTNAALTEYSDTIRLKANQRYSIRLESQGGTRVMLSWVSASQAKQVISTNNLYPDSGPDATQGADLLEGLPTNGVLADNLYGWRRSPAAEEYTDRESKYWTATTNIKTYGRFRSPDLYMYFRQNTGAYSVTRDLSASTTQLDSWKMTGRINQEGAFFNIDEGPARNGGSAIEMLDNNGKVLTQLYAQVFFTQPNAPAYLYGNNKVIAQGEYFNVMWPAVSKSQPLEISMVNGMATIKFGSFDPIQVAVLDPSSNWRRPKTLRLRFWGNGYNLSRVIDIEEMRFFSTSSSATNGTRALTDLGLSLESDKLAIRTGEPVTFRLRLQNDELVAASESVAAQWSCRLPPNLELINTNNLTYADGVLTGSVADLRALTDTLFTFTAKPLRAGSYRMSAQITAGPPDPDSTPDSGTDDGEDDAGMVLFRTTESSRDVFISPNPNQQVLPQAMSGEPSPDSSKIDLSLAMTLDKYTPRVNDVVTCYLTVKNSGMQEATNVRVSNQLPAGLQFAGGTNWSVNGNLIEYTAARIPAGATVQIEFTMKVVKAGYLVNQAQIASAQPADSDSTPGNGCTNGEDDEAQVSLRTVDM, encoded by the coding sequence GTGTTTACCAAAGACGGTATTTTACTTCGGACGCTATGGAGCGGAGTGAGCTACACGGCCGGTAATTACACGCGCAACTGGGACGGAATGGATGACCAAGGACTGCTGGTGTCCGATGGTACGTACGACATAAAAGTACTGTCGAATAATGTTACCTACACCTGGGAGGGCGTAATTGGCAACACCTCCTACGGCATCAGTCAGGGGAATAACGTTCAGCGGGCCTTTCTGCGAACCCACGGGATGGCTATTACGGGCAACACGGCCTACTACGGGGCCGGCTACGCCGAAGGAAATCCTTCGCAGGCTAAGTTCCAGCTCGACAAGCCACAGGCAAAAATCGAGTTTTTCCCCAAGGGCGAAACAGCGCAGGCTACCTGGTTCGTAGCTACTGACGGAAACACGGTGTACTGGGCGGGCTATGATGGCTACGGAAATGGCAACACCTGGTTCATTTTCGGTACCAATACCAGTGATGACAAGGAAAAGGTATTCAGTCAGGGCACTCCCCTGCGAATGTCGCTCGGAAAAACCTACGCGTCCTGCTTCGACGTCATCAACGAGAGCAACGGCACCGTAACGGGGCTGGCCGTTCAGAAAGCGGGAAATTTCCTGTTTGTGTCTCATAAGACGCTCCACCAGATCCGGGTGTACGACAAAACCACCGGCGGCCTGGTTCAAACCTTGTCCGTTACCGACGCCGGCGGCCTGGCCGTCGATGACCAGGATAATCTCTGGCTTATCGACGGGACCAGTGTTCGCAAATACACGGTTCAGACGAACGGCACGCTGTCAGCCCCGTTGCTGACGGTATCGGGCCTGGAGAAGCCCATGGCTGTTGCCGTCTCGCCCGACAACGGTACGGTTTTGTTGGCCGATGGTGGTGCCAGTCAGCAGCTCAAAGCCTTTAACAACCAGACCGGGGCTGCCAGCTGGACCCTGGGTCAGCTCGGCGGCTACAGCAAGGATCCGACTGTATCGGACGACAAGTTCTACTTCTCGGACGCCAGCGGGGGCATCAACAACACGTTCCTTGCGTTCGCGCCCGACGGCTCGTTCTGGGTGGGTGATTCGGGTAACTACCGAATGCAGCACTACGCGGCTAGTCGCAACTTCATTGATCGCATCCAGTATATGCAGAATAACTACAGCTGTTTTGTCGATCAGACTAATCCCAGTCGGGTTTTCGCCCAGTTTCTGGAGTTTGCCATCGACTACAGCAAGCCGCTGGCCTCCTCCTGGACGCTGGTCAAGAACTGGCGCGCAGCCATGCCCGCCAGCTATTTTGAGCTGAACAACATCAACAACGCCTTTATCACGAATATCTTCAGCGACGTGCTGACGATGAGCAACGGTCGTACTTACGCCTTCATGCGCCGGTTTACCGATAATAAATGGGTCGTTGTGGAATTGCCGGCTACGGGGCAGGTTCGGGAAACGGGCATCGCCTTCGATGCGCAAAATCGGTATACCTATCACATCACGAAAGATGGTGCTTTGAAACAGTCGGCCAACAACATCAACGGCACCTCCGGTACCGTCGACTGGCAGACACGCCCGTTAACGGGATTTGATGCGAATAACAATCCCGTCTGGGGCAACGCCGTGGACTACGCGTCGGCCCCCGTTCAATCGGGCGGAGAGCCAATTGAATGGTATGGCGGACACCCGCGAACGGGCGAAACGACCTCCTCGAACGTGATGGTCACCTTCGATTCGGGTAAGATACGCGGAGACGTGGGTGGAGGGTATCACCTGGGAGGTATCCGGGTCAATGATAAAAAATGGTTGTGGAAAACCGCACCCGCCACCACCCGTCCCTACACCGGAAGTTACCCGGTCGACGGTGCTTACGATGTAGGCAATGATGTGGAATATGGGGGCGGGGGCGTGAGCGTTTACGACCGCCATATCTTCTGGAACTACCACGGTGAGTTCTGGAAAAACAGCCAGGTCAACAAATGGCAGCACGTATACGACAATGGCTTGCTGGTGGGTGTTTTCGGGAAGACCGGCCCCGAAGCCGTTGCCGAATCGATCGACAAAGGACCGGTTCCGGGAATGGCCGGTAATGTATTTATCGGCAGCGTAGTGAAAGCTCCGAATGGAAATGTCTATCTCTATCACGGTGAAGAGTCGGGCTGGTCCGGTGTGCATCGCTGGCGAATCGATGGCCTGAGCACCATCCAGGAAACGCTGGTGCCGGTGACGCTGGCGACGGCATCGACGCATGGTCTGATGGCCCGCTACATGGATGGCACCGACGTGAACAACCTGAATATCAAAACTACCCGTGTTGACGCTGCGATCGATTTTTCCTGGAAGAACAAGGTGCCAACGGGAACGACAGTGACGAGTGCTTCGGCTTTCTCGGTAAAATGGGTAGGCTTCGTCCAGCCCGTTTATAGCCAGAACTACCGGTTCTATACCTATACCGACAAAGGAGTACGGCTTTGGGTAAACGGTAAGTTGCTGGTTGATCGCTGGACGAACGCGGCCCTGACGGAGTACAGCGACACCATTCGCCTGAAGGCCAACCAGCGCTACTCCATCCGGCTGGAGAGTCAGGGCGGTACCCGCGTTATGCTGTCCTGGGTTAGTGCCAGTCAGGCCAAACAGGTTATCAGTACCAATAACCTGTATCCCGACTCCGGACCCGATGCTACGCAGGGGGCCGACCTGCTGGAGGGCCTGCCGACCAATGGCGTGCTGGCCGACAACCTGTACGGCTGGCGCCGGAGTCCGGCTGCCGAGGAGTATACCGATCGGGAATCAAAATACTGGACCGCCACCACCAATATCAAAACCTACGGGCGGTTTCGCTCACCGGACCTTTACATGTATTTCCGGCAGAATACCGGTGCTTACAGCGTAACCCGTGACCTGTCGGCTTCTACAACCCAGCTCGACAGCTGGAAAATGACAGGCCGCATCAATCAGGAGGGGGCCTTTTTCAATATCGACGAAGGGCCAGCCAGAAACGGCGGTAGTGCGATTGAGATGCTCGACAACAACGGCAAAGTGCTCACCCAGCTGTACGCTCAGGTCTTTTTTACCCAGCCCAACGCTCCGGCCTACCTGTATGGCAATAACAAGGTCATTGCCCAGGGCGAGTACTTTAACGTGATGTGGCCGGCCGTGAGCAAGTCGCAACCGCTGGAGATCAGCATGGTCAACGGAATGGCTACCATCAAATTTGGCAGCTTCGACCCGATCCAGGTCGCCGTACTTGATCCATCGTCAAATTGGCGGAGGCCCAAAACACTGCGGCTCCGGTTCTGGGGCAATGGCTATAACCTGTCGCGGGTTATCGACATCGAAGAGATGCGGTTTTTCTCCACCAGTTCGTCGGCCACCAACGGCACCCGTGCGCTGACCGACCTGGGCCTTTCGCTGGAAAGCGATAAGCTGGCCATCCGTACCGGCGAACCCGTTACGTTCCGGCTGCGGCTCCAGAACGATGAACTGGTGGCCGCCAGTGAAAGCGTAGCGGCTCAGTGGTCGTGCCGTCTGCCGCCTAATCTGGAACTGATCAATACCAACAACCTAACCTATGCCGACGGGGTTCTGACGGGGAGCGTAGCCGATCTGCGGGCGCTGACTGATACCCTGTTCACCTTCACGGCCAAACCACTCCGGGCTGGATCATACAGGATGTCGGCGCAGATTACGGCTGGCCCGCCCGACCCGGACAGTACACCCGACTCGGGTACGGACGATGGGGAGGACGATGCCGGTATGGTCCTGTTCAGAACGACCGAGTCCAGCCGGGATGTATTCATATCGCCCAACCCGAATCAGCAGGTTTTGCCGCAGGCCATGTCGGGTGAGCCAAGTCCGGACTCATCCAAGATCGATCTGTCGCTGGCCATGACGCTGGACAAGTACACCCCCAGGGTCAATGACGTCGTTACCTGCTACCTAACTGTTAAGAATTCCGGTATGCAGGAAGCGACCAACGTACGCGTGTCGAACCAGCTACCGGCGGGCCTGCAATTCGCGGGCGGCACGAACTGGTCGGTCAACGGAAACCTGATCGAGTACACCGCAGCCCGCATTCCGGCGGGGGCAACGGTTCAGATAGAGTTTACGATGAAAGTGGTCAAAGCGGGTTATCTGGTCAATCAGGCTCAGATTGCCAGCGCTCAGCCGGCCGACTCGGATTCGACGCCGGGTAACGGATGTACGAACGGCGAAGACGACGAAGCGCAGGTATCACTTCGTACGGTCGATATGTGA
- a CDS encoding porin family protein, with product MKTLFTSLRIAAVLFTVGVCSSSVIAQQSAQAVRRATAAAKPASASPSLASGKSSAAASLTSTKPATASSSAATSPAVASSSAIGTAPAREPAANRPVSSAAQPSRSLAATSPAVSGSRHKYLNVGLGLAAYYGGGLPLGASFEVDLKDNISIGASVDYMRYGYNSGGYKWNYTFVYAGARASYHLAEVLNIADKKFDPYAGATLGLRYAGYSDNYGYDNYVSPYNSGLYLGIHVGARYLFSEKLGGFAEVGYGVSALRLGLTSTF from the coding sequence ATGAAAACTCTGTTTACGTCATTACGTATCGCTGCCGTCTTATTTACGGTTGGCGTTTGCTCTTCCTCCGTCATCGCCCAGCAGTCGGCGCAGGCCGTTCGGCGAGCCACTGCGGCCGCTAAACCCGCGAGCGCATCGCCCAGCCTGGCATCGGGAAAATCGTCGGCTGCTGCCAGTTTGACCAGCACAAAGCCAGCAACGGCATCGTCCAGCGCAGCTACGTCGCCAGCGGTTGCCAGTTCATCGGCCATCGGCACCGCTCCGGCCCGCGAGCCCGCGGCCAACCGCCCCGTGTCCTCGGCTGCCCAGCCATCGCGCAGCCTGGCGGCTACCAGCCCGGCGGTGAGCGGATCGCGCCATAAATACCTGAACGTTGGCCTAGGTCTGGCGGCTTACTACGGTGGGGGGCTGCCGCTGGGAGCTTCGTTCGAGGTGGACCTGAAGGATAACATTTCCATTGGTGCATCGGTCGACTACATGCGTTACGGGTATAATTCGGGCGGTTATAAATGGAACTACACCTTTGTTTATGCCGGCGCCCGTGCCTCGTATCACCTAGCCGAGGTGCTGAACATTGCCGACAAAAAGTTCGATCCCTACGCGGGGGCTACCCTGGGGCTACGTTACGCCGGCTACAGCGACAACTACGGTTATGATAACTACGTCAGTCCGTACAACAGCGGTCTCTACCTGGGGATTCACGTGGGGGCGCGCTACCTGTTCAGCGAGAAGCTGGGTGGCTTCGCCGAGGTAGGCTACGGTGTATCGGCGCTGCGTTTGGGTCTGACATCTACATTCTAA
- a CDS encoding sugar transferase, producing the protein MPSIESNKVILQWEESDNFLSEQRNSFYLNLGKRVLDILITLGVIIFVLSWLFPIISLFVFLDSRGPIFFLQPRTGHKGTTFYCIKFRTMYQGKPTAEFKQTSSNDSRVTKVGRFLRRTNLDELPQFINVLFGSMSIVGPRPHAVQHDAFHWASPTYRTRYSIKPGITGLAQVRGARGETDVDQKMEHRVRYDLFYARRQSFSLDARIFFQTITTMIKGDKNAW; encoded by the coding sequence ATGCCCTCAATTGAGAGTAATAAAGTGATATTACAGTGGGAAGAAAGTGATAATTTCCTTTCTGAACAAAGAAATTCATTTTATTTAAATTTAGGCAAACGAGTATTAGACATACTTATTACCCTGGGTGTAATAATTTTTGTTTTAAGCTGGCTATTTCCCATCATTAGCCTTTTTGTCTTTTTGGATTCGCGCGGCCCGATCTTTTTTCTTCAACCAAGAACGGGTCACAAAGGCACTACTTTTTACTGCATCAAATTTCGAACGATGTACCAGGGAAAGCCAACAGCCGAATTCAAGCAAACCAGCAGTAATGACAGCCGCGTGACGAAAGTGGGTCGTTTTTTACGCCGAACAAATCTGGACGAATTACCCCAATTCATTAATGTCCTGTTCGGCAGCATGAGCATTGTAGGACCCCGCCCGCACGCCGTTCAGCACGATGCTTTTCACTGGGCATCACCCACTTACCGGACCCGCTACAGCATCAAACCGGGCATCACCGGTCTGGCTCAGGTACGGGGTGCACGGGGCGAAACCGACGTTGACCAGAAAATGGAACACCGCGTTCGCTACGATCTATTTTACGCCCGTCGCCAGTCTTTCTCCCTCGACGCCCGTATTTTCTTCCAGACCATTACAACGATGATCAAGGGAGATAAAAATGCCTGGTAA